The following proteins are co-located in the Methanobrevibacter sp. genome:
- a CDS encoding DUF5518 domain-containing protein — MTKWSAVITGFILAVIVQSFFARYEFIGLLIVGFITGYIAHSGILGGLWNAAVAGAFGTIVCAILFIIIATFGGSLFGIFGGLTGFTLSGISSIVAIISKLIHYAIVMGITGAIGGAIASKNEN, encoded by the coding sequence ATGACTAAATGGAGCGCTGTAATTACCGGTTTCATATTAGCTGTAATTGTACAGTCATTCTTTGCTAGATATGAATTCATTGGATTGTTAATCGTTGGATTTATTACTGGATATATTGCCCATTCCGGAATACTGGGAGGCCTGTGGAATGCTGCAGTTGCAGGAGCATTCGGCACAATTGTCTGCGCAATATTATTTATCATAATTGCTACTTTCGGAGGAAGCCTATTTGGAATTTTCGGAGGTTTGACCGGATTTACATTATCTGGAATCTCAAGCATTGTTGCAATTATTTCAAAATTAATCCACTATGCAATTGTCATGGGAATTACTGGAGCTATTGGAGGAGCAATAGCTTCTAAAAATGAAAATTAA